CTTTGCCTGCTGCGGTGGATCTGCTGCGTTCGCTTCGCGGGCAGCATGAGCCGGAGCGTTCGGAGATGTTGCAGTTGGCGGCTACCGATCCGGCGAATCCTTATGGAGCGCTGCTGCGGTGGCCAGCGCCTCCGGATGCGGGTTCTTCGCTGACGCGTAGCGTGGGGGCGCAGGTGATTTTGTGCGATGGGGAGTTGGTGGTTTATCTGCGGCGCGGGAATCCGAATGTACAGGTGTTTCTGCCGGAGGAGGAGCCGCAGCGGTCGCATGTGATGCGGAGTCTGGCGGAGTTTCTGGTGAAGCGGGTGCAGGCGTTGGAGGATGAGGATCGGCGTGCGGGGTTGCTGATTGCGATGGTGAATGGCGTTGCGGTGGCGGAGCATCCGATGGCGCGGGCGTTGCTGGATGCGGGGTTTGCTGCGGGGGCGATGGGCTTCAATGTTCGTCGAGGGCTGCCGCCCTTGCCGGGCGCGCACGTGCAGGTGAGAGCGAATGCCTGAGGGCGACACCATCTATCGTGCGGCGCGGGCTTTGCAGAAGGCGATTGGCGGCAAGGTGGTGACGGGGTTTGAGACGGGGCTGGCGAAGCTGGCGCGGGTGAATGATGATGCTCCGCTGGTGGGGCGGATGGTGGAGAAGGTTGAGTCGCGGGGGAAGTGGCTGCTGATTTTCTTTAGCGGCGATCTGATTCTGGTGACGCATATGTTGATGAGCGGGAGCTGGCATCTTTATCGCACGGGCGAACGGTGGAGGATGGGGCGCAGCAGGATGCGGGTGGTGATTCGTACGGAAGATTGGGAGGCGGTGGCCTTCAACGTGCCGATTGCGGAGTTTCATACGGCGCGGTCGCTGGAGCGAAGCAGCCAGGTGCCGAAGCTGGGGCCGGATATTCTGGCTGGCGAGTTTACGGTGGCAGGTGGCGTGGAGCGGCTGGCGGCTTATGGGAGGGAGCATCCCGAGGCAGAGATTGCAGTGGTGCTGCTGAATCAGCGGGTGCTGGCGGGTTTGGGGAATGTCTATAAGAGTGAGGTGGCATTTGCCGCGGGGGTGAATCCGTTTCGTGCGATGCGGTCGATTACGCAAAAAGAGATGGAGACGATGGTGGAGTTTGCGCAGCGCTATATGAAGGCGAATGTGATGGACGGCAAGGGTGAGGGGATTGTGACTTAT
This region of Edaphobacter dinghuensis genomic DNA includes:
- a CDS encoding Fpg/Nei family DNA glycosylase is translated as MPEGDTIYRAARALQKAIGGKVVTGFETGLAKLARVNDDAPLVGRMVEKVESRGKWLLIFFSGDLILVTHMLMSGSWHLYRTGERWRMGRSRMRVVIRTEDWEAVAFNVPIAEFHTARSLERSSQVPKLGPDILAGEFTVAGGVERLAAYGREHPEAEIAVVLLNQRVLAGLGNVYKSEVAFAAGVNPFRAMRSITQKEMETMVEFAQRYMKANVMDGKGEGIVTYSGNRRTTHAMNREERLWVYRRQGQECRRCGATVMMRRQGEQARSTYWCPECQPWVDKLEIR